The following coding sequences lie in one Polluticoccus soli genomic window:
- a CDS encoding KGG domain-containing protein produces MADINQSSKGNTPSKTSNRGFASMDPQKQREIASKGGHAVSGNREHMAEIGRRGGEASGESRRNHSNGNNENNSGQQTANEQSLGERA; encoded by the coding sequence ATGGCAGACATCAATCAGAGTAGCAAAGGAAACACCCCAAGTAAAACATCTAATCGTGGTTTCGCCTCTATGGATCCGCAAAAGCAACGCGAGATAGCCAGCAAGGGCGGACATGCCGTAAGCGGCAACCGCGAGCACATGGCTGAAATAGGCCGCAGGGGCGGCGAAGCCTCAGGGGAAAGCCGTCGCAATCACAGCAACGGCAATAATGAGAATAATTCAGGCCAACAAACTGCAAATGAGCAGTCACTGGGCGAACGTGCGTAA